Proteins found in one Neodiprion lecontei isolate iyNeoLeco1 chromosome 6, iyNeoLeco1.1, whole genome shotgun sequence genomic segment:
- the LOC107217876 gene encoding uncharacterized protein LOC107217876, whose translation MWDEKNGQYQLADGDWEIFAEKLECYLLSKNITNDEVKVAILVTRLGKDAHALLRKLVAPAKITHKKYDELIEIMTNELRCMPSEVRERYDFHALRQEPEETIGQFVTKLKNYASYCNFENLNNALRDQFVWGVKDEEIRVALFETTELTFEKAVEVAVVQETIGREMDMSLSTQNQDIMEDRGMPEVTFRYTVRNFSKLDCERLSPTFYVRNLPWNILVKPCTNHIRDHESRKSLGFFLECNRENDSSTWSCYASIEFRLLPHKKNQKALTGRTEHLFCRMDYDWGYRDFIYWEDLLDKEQGYIKNDSIVLEVHVMAGEPHDVMD comes from the coding sequence ATGTGGGATGAGAAGAACGGGCAATATCAACTCGCTGACGGGGATTGGGAGATTTTTGCGGAAAAATTGGAGTGCTATCTGCTGTCGAAGAACATAACGAACGATGAAGTTAAAGTTGCAATCCTGGTTACGCGACTAGGAAAAGACGCACACGCGTTGCTCAGGAAGCTTGTCGCTCCTGCAAAAATCACACATAAAAAATACGACGAGCTGATTGAAATTATGACCAACGAACTACGCTGCATGCCGTCCGAAGTAAGGGAACGCTACGACTTTCATGCACTTAGACAAGAACCGGAAGAAACAATAGGCCAGTTCGTTACCAAGTTGAAAAACTATGCGTCCTActgcaatttcgaaaatcttaACAATGCTTTGAGAGATCAGTTCGTGTGGGGAGTGAAAGACGAAGAGATACGTGTTGCATTGTTTGAAACAACAGAACTGACCTTTGAAAAGGCCGTAGAAGTAGCAGTGGTGCAAGAAACAATCGGTAGAGAGATGGATATGTCCCTTTCTACGCAAAATCAAGATATAATGGAAGACAGGGGAATGCCAGAGGTGACTTTCCGTTACACGGTGAGGAATTTTTCCAAGTTGGATTGCGAGCGGCTATCGCCAACTTTCTACGTACGCAATCTTCCGTGGAATATTTTGGTAAAGCCTTGTACTAACCACATAAGAGATCACGAATCTAGGAAGTCCCTCGGCTTCTTTTTGGAATGCAACAGGGAAAACGATTCGTCCACATGGAGTTGCTACGCGTCAATAGAGTTCAGGCTCCTCCCCCACAAGAAAAATCAGAAAGCTCTTACCGGAAGAACTGAACACTTATTCTGCAGAATGGATTATGACTGGGGATATCGGGATTTTATCTATTGGGAAGATCTGCTTGACAAAGAACAAGGCTACATTAAGAATGACTCTATCGTGCTCGAAGTCCATGTGATGGCAGGTGAGCCGCACGACGTTATGGACTAG
- the LOC107217873 gene encoding uncharacterized protein LOC107217873: MGEPEEDTFCKKMRKATRDIHAVSDALVNAKLAFAFSDSGVWADGLLVFYEVFRYLEGAMIRLKNTKVGSLRLPGLQRTEAFELDLEYYLGKGWMKNYTPRDSVVKYLMRLRQLEDADPNQLMAYIYHLYMGLLSGGIILRKKRQLMRKLSPFKDVPMGGDCVTDFGEYNVFQLKRDLRNTMNDIADTLDEDTKNKLIEESKTVYALNNEIIRSVRGAGPVVIKKVIYFVSIFVFLLFIFFVLFK; the protein is encoded by the exons ATGGGGGAACCCGAGGAAGACACATTCTGCAAGAAGATGCGGAAGGCCACCAGAGACATCCATGCAGTGAGCGACGCGCTCGTTAACGCGAAGCTTGCATTTG CATTTTCCGACAGTGGCGTATGGGCGGATGGCTTGTTGGTATTCTACGAGGTTTTTCGATATTTGGAAGGAGCAATGATCAGGTTAAAGAACACGAAAGTTGGCTCCCTCAGGCTTCCCGGTCTCCAAAGGACCGAGGCTTTTGAATTGGACCTGGAATACTACCTCGGCAAAGGCTGGATGAAGAATTACACCCCGAG GGACAGCGTGGTAAAGTACCTGATGCGCTTAAGACAGCTCGAGGACGCGGATCCGAATCAGCTGATGGCGTACATATACCATTTGTACATGGGTTTGCTGAGCGGAGGTATAATACTGCGAAAGAAGAGGCAGCTCATGAGAAAACTTTCGCCGTTCAAAGACGTGCCAATGGGGGGTGACTGCGTTACGGATTTTGGCGAATATAACGTGTTTCAGCTTAAACGCGACCTGCGTAACACGATGAACGACATCGCGGATACCCTTGACGAAGACAcgaagaataaattgatagAAGAAAGTAAGACTGTATACGCATTGAACAACGAAATAATAAGGAGTGTTAGAGGTGCGGGTCCAGTCGTTATCAAGAAAGTAATCTACTTCGTAagcattttcgtttttttactaTTCATATTCTTCGTTCTCTTCAAGTAG
- the LOC107217875 gene encoding uncharacterized protein LOC107217875 isoform X2, which translates to MSNRNVITLVVLALIAVEGNALYCYRCNSNSPGCGTPLNWLWYWGETCPEYDDKCVKIIERKGAETILTRECLSSVRGFRTDIPADKYEGCRPAAKDVRLGHYVNNSITQLDIHRDYYDEVTWCFCYFDHRCNGAAGLTISVSLLALIYFARGLI; encoded by the exons ATGAGTAACCGTAACGTGATTACTCTTGTCGTCCTGGCGCTGATCGCGGTTGAAG GAAACGCGTTGTACTGCTACAGGTGCAACAGCAACAGCCCAGGATGCGGAACACCTTTGAACTGGCTCTGGTACTGGGGGGAAACCTGCCCCGAGTACGACGACAAGTGTGTGAAGATCATCGAGAGGAAAGGAG CCGAAACGATTCTGACCAGGGAATGTCTGAGTTCGGTACGCGGATTCAGGACCGACATACCCGCCGACAAGTACGAGGGCTGTAGGCCAGCTGCGAAGGATGTCAGACTGGGACATTACGTTAATAACTCGATTACTCAGCTGGATATACACAGGGATTATTACGACGAGGTGACGTGGTGTTTTTGCTACTTTGACCACAGATGCAACGGAGCTGCCGGTCTCACAATCTCCGTCAGTTTATTGGCCCTGATTTATTTCGCGAGAGGCTTGATATAA
- the LOC107217888 gene encoding uncharacterized protein LOC107217888 isoform X3 — translation MFLKIFVIDPLQQRPIPQTLCGALQKEANCKCLVLSVLIYGCLAAVTWCRCANVTKVAFMGMLYLVYLVECYHSPIRIDLLHARSQDSILTKLAQLKMAKATIWWKAISYHYVRRKRQITRYRNGDNYTTTQVYYERVNTHAATSFYFYGYCGVKDISKELLLDPKLPITKISLTKGFAFSNMRSATEFEEARSRFFAEQEHRDDYMEMREGLDLGYNFNPTSLVAVLGKPWFTNAYVYWSLSALLLSWPLRIIIECNTQYTDYQITKLFGVNYDAPTANGQPIHASSSQLSAPGSYMLVPSYSEALLMEPAPVPVRSGVSEEPATDMVPSYSEALLYERAYDLQGEVRVEQCPEAAGGSSGGGCECPCHGQVCEAGIPGGSNRSSMEVPEEAQDNCSVGNIGRPCSSCSEEPMSVGHPDPVPRLIGGGSSRGSAEALSQGSESTRTGPQEKPRHMPRENSEPNLRTSSDQLFCGSVPVFGRGAARLSLENILEHDETVESDFGTRAEALILEEDDDFDPRRIAGTSRGAIPKTLEAPAERPKKIPSSRTYFCIKSILKQHRRRYTLVTPEELQNLVGLEQNGDVASTSRGCNPQCCGAHWERIDVNSNTLENGMPRRGQQLFQGSLDSLSSGRLSEASSMHKRDSSRTLIFASPIQEICPSDPFGGRTLVPSENPPDYEDALDLPVLSRLKRSFTERETRTPGAGVRKHHRTFSIEPEYLFSGNRGVERRCQGDGMPYDVVIPVQNSRVIMPSQYRRTVSEDGASGSSGCCREQEPESGGRLSRLTRSLTERTSSRRNGDRDFRRSLTDRIEFSRNRPGSRKVNINMETSL, via the exons AtgttcttaaaaatttttgtgattgACCCACTGCAGCAGCGGCCAATACCGCAGACGCTTTGCGGCGCCCTACAGAAAGAAGCAAACTGCAAGTGTCTGGTCTTGTCAGTTTTGATATACGGATGTTTAGCGGCTGTGACCTGGTGCAGATGCGCGAACGTTACGAAG GTGGCATTCATGGGCATGCTGTACCTCGTCTACTTGGTCGAGTGTTACCACTCGCCGATAAGGATCGACCTTTTGCACGCGAGGAGCCAGGACAGCATACTCACGAAATTAGCACAGCTCAAGATGGCCAAGGCGACGATATGGTGGAAGGCGATATCTTATCACTACGTCCGCAGGAAACGCCAGATAACGAGGTACAGGAACGGTGACAACTACACCACGACTCAG GTCTATTACGAGAGGGTGAACACCCACGCTGCAACCTCGTTTTACTTCTACGGTTACTGCGGCGTCAAGGACATCAGCAAGGAGTTACTCCTGGACCCGAAATTGCCGATAACGAAAATATCCCTTACGAAGGGGTTCGCCTTTTCGAACATGAGGTCAGCGACCGAATTCGAGGAGGCGAGGTCGAGATTCTTCGCTGAACAG GAGCACAGGGACGACTACATGGAGATGCGGGAGGGCCTGGATCTGGGCTACAACTTCAACCCAACTTCCCTTGTTGCTGTCCTCGGAAAACCGTGGTTCACAAACGCTTACGTCTACTGGAGTCTGAGCGCCCTTCTCCTCAGCTGGCCCTTAAGGATCATCATCGAGTGCAACACGCAGTACACCGATTACCAA ATCACAAAACTCTTTGGCGTCAACTACGACGCACCGACCGCAAACGGACAGCCGATTCACGCTTCGTCGAGCCAGCTCAGCGCTCCTGGTTCCTACATGCTGGTTCCGAGCTACAGCGAGGCTCTGCTGATGGAACCGGCACCGGTTCCGGTTCGTTCCGGAGTCAGCGAGGAGCCTGCAACAGACATGGTGCCCAGCTACTCGGAGGCGCTACTTTACGAGAGGGCGTACGACCTCCAGGGTGAAGTGAGGGTCGAGCAGTGCCCGGAGGCGGCTGGCGGTTCCTCAGGAGGAGGCTGCGAGTGTCCGTGTCACGGACAAGTTTGCGAGGCGGGGATTCCCGGCGGGAGCAACCGAAGCTCGATGGAGGTGCCGGAGGAGGCGCAGGACAACTGCTCGGTCGGTAATATCGGCAGGCCCTGTTCGAGCTGCAGCGAGGAGCCGATGAGCGTCGGGCATCCGGATCCCGTGCCCAGGCTGATCGGCGGAGGGTCGAGTCGCGGCTCGGCCGAGGCGCTGAGCCAAGGTTCGGAATCGACAAGAACGGGCCCGCAGGAGAAGCCGCGGCATATGCCGAGGGAGAACTCGGAACCGAACCTAAGGACGAGCTCCGACCAGCTCTTCTGCGGTAGTGTTCCGGTCTTTGGTCGCGGGGCGGCGCGGCTCAGCCTGGAGAACATCCTCGAGCACGATGAGACCGTTGAGTCGGACTTCGGCACCCGGGCTGAGGCCCTGATCCTTGAGGAGGATGACGATTTCGACCCGAGACGTATCGCCGGTACGAGTCGCGGCGCGATTCCGAAAACCCTCGAAGCCCCCGCTGAGCGCCCGAAAAAGATACCCAGCTCCAGGACCTACTTCTGCATCAAGTCCATCCTCAAGCAGCACCGCCGGCGATACACTCTCGTCACACCCGAGGAACTCCAGAACCTCGTTGGCCTCGAGCAAAACGGCGATGTCGCATCTACCAGCCGCGGATGCAACCCTCAATGCTGCGGCGCTCATTGGGAGAGGATCGACGTCAACTCCAACACCCTGGAGAATGGCATGCCGCGCAGGGGGCAGCAGCTATTTCAGGGCAGCCTCGACAGCCTCAGTTCAGGACGCCTCAGCGAGGCCTCATCTATGCACAAACGGGACAGCTCGCGTACCCTCATTTTCGCCAGTCCCATTCAGGAGATATGCCCCAGCGATCCGTTCGGCGGAAGGACCTTAGTGCCCAGCGAAAATCCACCGGACTACGAGGATGCCTTGGATCTTCCTGTTCtctccagactcaagcg GTCCTTCACGGAGCGTGAGACGCGAACCCCGGGGGCCGGAGTCCGGAAACACCATCGTACGTTCAGCATAGAGCCGGAGTACTTATTCTCGGGGAACCGGGGAGTCGAGAGGCGCTGTCAGGGTGACGGAATGCCCTACGACGTAGTAATCCCGGTACAGAATAGCAGAGTTATAATGCCGAGTCAGTATCGGCGGACAGTTTCGGAGGACGGAGCTTCCGGTTCGAGCGGTTGCTGCCGGGAGCAGGAGCCGGAATCCGGGGGCCGTCTTTCGAGGCTGACGCGTTCCCTGACGGAGAGAACGTCGTCGAGGAGAAACGGGGATCGTGACTTCCGGAGGAGCCTGACGGACAGGATCGAGTTTTCGAGGAATCGTCCAGGGAGCAGGAAGGTCAATATAAACATGGAAACCTCTTTATAA
- the LOC107217888 gene encoding transmembrane protein 151B-like isoform X1 — MFLKIFVIDPLQQRPIPQTLCGALQKEANCKCLVLSVLIYGCLAAVTWCRCANVTKVVIDFLKYPITSTKHVSPCDDGYVYIPVAFMGMLYLVYLVECYHSPIRIDLLHARSQDSILTKLAQLKMAKATIWWKAISYHYVRRKRQITRYRNGDNYTTTQVYYERVNTHAATSFYFYGYCGVKDISKELLLDPKLPITKISLTKGFAFSNMRSATEFEEARSRFFAEQEHRDDYMEMREGLDLGYNFNPTSLVAVLGKPWFTNAYVYWSLSALLLSWPLRIIIECNTQYTDYQITKLFGVNYDAPTANGQPIHASSSQLSAPGSYMLVPSYSEALLMEPAPVPVRSGVSEEPATDMVPSYSEALLYERAYDLQGEVRVEQCPEAAGGSSGGGCECPCHGQVCEAGIPGGSNRSSMEVPEEAQDNCSVGNIGRPCSSCSEEPMSVGHPDPVPRLIGGGSSRGSAEALSQGSESTRTGPQEKPRHMPRENSEPNLRTSSDQLFCGSVPVFGRGAARLSLENILEHDETVESDFGTRAEALILEEDDDFDPRRIAGTSRGAIPKTLEAPAERPKKIPSSRTYFCIKSILKQHRRRYTLVTPEELQNLVGLEQNGDVASTSRGCNPQCCGAHWERIDVNSNTLENGMPRRGQQLFQGSLDSLSSGRLSEASSMHKRDSSRTLIFASPIQEICPSDPFGGRTLVPSENPPDYEDALDLPVLSRLKRSFTERETRTPGAGVRKHHRTFSIEPEYLFSGNRGVERRCQGDGMPYDVVIPVQNSRVIMPSQYRRTVSEDGASGSSGCCREQEPESGGRLSRLTRSLTERTSSRRNGDRDFRRSLTDRIEFSRNRPGSRKVNINMETSL, encoded by the exons AtgttcttaaaaatttttgtgattgACCCACTGCAGCAGCGGCCAATACCGCAGACGCTTTGCGGCGCCCTACAGAAAGAAGCAAACTGCAAGTGTCTGGTCTTGTCAGTTTTGATATACGGATGTTTAGCGGCTGTGACCTGGTGCAGATGCGCGAACGTTACGAAG GTTGTTATTGACTTTTTGAAGTACCCGATTACTAGTACAAAACACGTCTCGCCATGCGACGACGGCTACGTTTACATACCG GTGGCATTCATGGGCATGCTGTACCTCGTCTACTTGGTCGAGTGTTACCACTCGCCGATAAGGATCGACCTTTTGCACGCGAGGAGCCAGGACAGCATACTCACGAAATTAGCACAGCTCAAGATGGCCAAGGCGACGATATGGTGGAAGGCGATATCTTATCACTACGTCCGCAGGAAACGCCAGATAACGAGGTACAGGAACGGTGACAACTACACCACGACTCAG GTCTATTACGAGAGGGTGAACACCCACGCTGCAACCTCGTTTTACTTCTACGGTTACTGCGGCGTCAAGGACATCAGCAAGGAGTTACTCCTGGACCCGAAATTGCCGATAACGAAAATATCCCTTACGAAGGGGTTCGCCTTTTCGAACATGAGGTCAGCGACCGAATTCGAGGAGGCGAGGTCGAGATTCTTCGCTGAACAG GAGCACAGGGACGACTACATGGAGATGCGGGAGGGCCTGGATCTGGGCTACAACTTCAACCCAACTTCCCTTGTTGCTGTCCTCGGAAAACCGTGGTTCACAAACGCTTACGTCTACTGGAGTCTGAGCGCCCTTCTCCTCAGCTGGCCCTTAAGGATCATCATCGAGTGCAACACGCAGTACACCGATTACCAA ATCACAAAACTCTTTGGCGTCAACTACGACGCACCGACCGCAAACGGACAGCCGATTCACGCTTCGTCGAGCCAGCTCAGCGCTCCTGGTTCCTACATGCTGGTTCCGAGCTACAGCGAGGCTCTGCTGATGGAACCGGCACCGGTTCCGGTTCGTTCCGGAGTCAGCGAGGAGCCTGCAACAGACATGGTGCCCAGCTACTCGGAGGCGCTACTTTACGAGAGGGCGTACGACCTCCAGGGTGAAGTGAGGGTCGAGCAGTGCCCGGAGGCGGCTGGCGGTTCCTCAGGAGGAGGCTGCGAGTGTCCGTGTCACGGACAAGTTTGCGAGGCGGGGATTCCCGGCGGGAGCAACCGAAGCTCGATGGAGGTGCCGGAGGAGGCGCAGGACAACTGCTCGGTCGGTAATATCGGCAGGCCCTGTTCGAGCTGCAGCGAGGAGCCGATGAGCGTCGGGCATCCGGATCCCGTGCCCAGGCTGATCGGCGGAGGGTCGAGTCGCGGCTCGGCCGAGGCGCTGAGCCAAGGTTCGGAATCGACAAGAACGGGCCCGCAGGAGAAGCCGCGGCATATGCCGAGGGAGAACTCGGAACCGAACCTAAGGACGAGCTCCGACCAGCTCTTCTGCGGTAGTGTTCCGGTCTTTGGTCGCGGGGCGGCGCGGCTCAGCCTGGAGAACATCCTCGAGCACGATGAGACCGTTGAGTCGGACTTCGGCACCCGGGCTGAGGCCCTGATCCTTGAGGAGGATGACGATTTCGACCCGAGACGTATCGCCGGTACGAGTCGCGGCGCGATTCCGAAAACCCTCGAAGCCCCCGCTGAGCGCCCGAAAAAGATACCCAGCTCCAGGACCTACTTCTGCATCAAGTCCATCCTCAAGCAGCACCGCCGGCGATACACTCTCGTCACACCCGAGGAACTCCAGAACCTCGTTGGCCTCGAGCAAAACGGCGATGTCGCATCTACCAGCCGCGGATGCAACCCTCAATGCTGCGGCGCTCATTGGGAGAGGATCGACGTCAACTCCAACACCCTGGAGAATGGCATGCCGCGCAGGGGGCAGCAGCTATTTCAGGGCAGCCTCGACAGCCTCAGTTCAGGACGCCTCAGCGAGGCCTCATCTATGCACAAACGGGACAGCTCGCGTACCCTCATTTTCGCCAGTCCCATTCAGGAGATATGCCCCAGCGATCCGTTCGGCGGAAGGACCTTAGTGCCCAGCGAAAATCCACCGGACTACGAGGATGCCTTGGATCTTCCTGTTCtctccagactcaagcg GTCCTTCACGGAGCGTGAGACGCGAACCCCGGGGGCCGGAGTCCGGAAACACCATCGTACGTTCAGCATAGAGCCGGAGTACTTATTCTCGGGGAACCGGGGAGTCGAGAGGCGCTGTCAGGGTGACGGAATGCCCTACGACGTAGTAATCCCGGTACAGAATAGCAGAGTTATAATGCCGAGTCAGTATCGGCGGACAGTTTCGGAGGACGGAGCTTCCGGTTCGAGCGGTTGCTGCCGGGAGCAGGAGCCGGAATCCGGGGGCCGTCTTTCGAGGCTGACGCGTTCCCTGACGGAGAGAACGTCGTCGAGGAGAAACGGGGATCGTGACTTCCGGAGGAGCCTGACGGACAGGATCGAGTTTTCGAGGAATCGTCCAGGGAGCAGGAAGGTCAATATAAACATGGAAACCTCTTTATAA
- the LOC107217888 gene encoding transmembrane protein 151B-like isoform X2 — MNQEAEEQRPIPQTLCGALQKEANCKCLVLSVLIYGCLAAVTWCRCANVTKVVIDFLKYPITSTKHVSPCDDGYVYIPVAFMGMLYLVYLVECYHSPIRIDLLHARSQDSILTKLAQLKMAKATIWWKAISYHYVRRKRQITRYRNGDNYTTTQVYYERVNTHAATSFYFYGYCGVKDISKELLLDPKLPITKISLTKGFAFSNMRSATEFEEARSRFFAEQEHRDDYMEMREGLDLGYNFNPTSLVAVLGKPWFTNAYVYWSLSALLLSWPLRIIIECNTQYTDYQITKLFGVNYDAPTANGQPIHASSSQLSAPGSYMLVPSYSEALLMEPAPVPVRSGVSEEPATDMVPSYSEALLYERAYDLQGEVRVEQCPEAAGGSSGGGCECPCHGQVCEAGIPGGSNRSSMEVPEEAQDNCSVGNIGRPCSSCSEEPMSVGHPDPVPRLIGGGSSRGSAEALSQGSESTRTGPQEKPRHMPRENSEPNLRTSSDQLFCGSVPVFGRGAARLSLENILEHDETVESDFGTRAEALILEEDDDFDPRRIAGTSRGAIPKTLEAPAERPKKIPSSRTYFCIKSILKQHRRRYTLVTPEELQNLVGLEQNGDVASTSRGCNPQCCGAHWERIDVNSNTLENGMPRRGQQLFQGSLDSLSSGRLSEASSMHKRDSSRTLIFASPIQEICPSDPFGGRTLVPSENPPDYEDALDLPVLSRLKRSFTERETRTPGAGVRKHHRTFSIEPEYLFSGNRGVERRCQGDGMPYDVVIPVQNSRVIMPSQYRRTVSEDGASGSSGCCREQEPESGGRLSRLTRSLTERTSSRRNGDRDFRRSLTDRIEFSRNRPGSRKVNINMETSL, encoded by the exons ATGAACCAGGAAGCTGAAGAG CAGCGGCCAATACCGCAGACGCTTTGCGGCGCCCTACAGAAAGAAGCAAACTGCAAGTGTCTGGTCTTGTCAGTTTTGATATACGGATGTTTAGCGGCTGTGACCTGGTGCAGATGCGCGAACGTTACGAAG GTTGTTATTGACTTTTTGAAGTACCCGATTACTAGTACAAAACACGTCTCGCCATGCGACGACGGCTACGTTTACATACCG GTGGCATTCATGGGCATGCTGTACCTCGTCTACTTGGTCGAGTGTTACCACTCGCCGATAAGGATCGACCTTTTGCACGCGAGGAGCCAGGACAGCATACTCACGAAATTAGCACAGCTCAAGATGGCCAAGGCGACGATATGGTGGAAGGCGATATCTTATCACTACGTCCGCAGGAAACGCCAGATAACGAGGTACAGGAACGGTGACAACTACACCACGACTCAG GTCTATTACGAGAGGGTGAACACCCACGCTGCAACCTCGTTTTACTTCTACGGTTACTGCGGCGTCAAGGACATCAGCAAGGAGTTACTCCTGGACCCGAAATTGCCGATAACGAAAATATCCCTTACGAAGGGGTTCGCCTTTTCGAACATGAGGTCAGCGACCGAATTCGAGGAGGCGAGGTCGAGATTCTTCGCTGAACAG GAGCACAGGGACGACTACATGGAGATGCGGGAGGGCCTGGATCTGGGCTACAACTTCAACCCAACTTCCCTTGTTGCTGTCCTCGGAAAACCGTGGTTCACAAACGCTTACGTCTACTGGAGTCTGAGCGCCCTTCTCCTCAGCTGGCCCTTAAGGATCATCATCGAGTGCAACACGCAGTACACCGATTACCAA ATCACAAAACTCTTTGGCGTCAACTACGACGCACCGACCGCAAACGGACAGCCGATTCACGCTTCGTCGAGCCAGCTCAGCGCTCCTGGTTCCTACATGCTGGTTCCGAGCTACAGCGAGGCTCTGCTGATGGAACCGGCACCGGTTCCGGTTCGTTCCGGAGTCAGCGAGGAGCCTGCAACAGACATGGTGCCCAGCTACTCGGAGGCGCTACTTTACGAGAGGGCGTACGACCTCCAGGGTGAAGTGAGGGTCGAGCAGTGCCCGGAGGCGGCTGGCGGTTCCTCAGGAGGAGGCTGCGAGTGTCCGTGTCACGGACAAGTTTGCGAGGCGGGGATTCCCGGCGGGAGCAACCGAAGCTCGATGGAGGTGCCGGAGGAGGCGCAGGACAACTGCTCGGTCGGTAATATCGGCAGGCCCTGTTCGAGCTGCAGCGAGGAGCCGATGAGCGTCGGGCATCCGGATCCCGTGCCCAGGCTGATCGGCGGAGGGTCGAGTCGCGGCTCGGCCGAGGCGCTGAGCCAAGGTTCGGAATCGACAAGAACGGGCCCGCAGGAGAAGCCGCGGCATATGCCGAGGGAGAACTCGGAACCGAACCTAAGGACGAGCTCCGACCAGCTCTTCTGCGGTAGTGTTCCGGTCTTTGGTCGCGGGGCGGCGCGGCTCAGCCTGGAGAACATCCTCGAGCACGATGAGACCGTTGAGTCGGACTTCGGCACCCGGGCTGAGGCCCTGATCCTTGAGGAGGATGACGATTTCGACCCGAGACGTATCGCCGGTACGAGTCGCGGCGCGATTCCGAAAACCCTCGAAGCCCCCGCTGAGCGCCCGAAAAAGATACCCAGCTCCAGGACCTACTTCTGCATCAAGTCCATCCTCAAGCAGCACCGCCGGCGATACACTCTCGTCACACCCGAGGAACTCCAGAACCTCGTTGGCCTCGAGCAAAACGGCGATGTCGCATCTACCAGCCGCGGATGCAACCCTCAATGCTGCGGCGCTCATTGGGAGAGGATCGACGTCAACTCCAACACCCTGGAGAATGGCATGCCGCGCAGGGGGCAGCAGCTATTTCAGGGCAGCCTCGACAGCCTCAGTTCAGGACGCCTCAGCGAGGCCTCATCTATGCACAAACGGGACAGCTCGCGTACCCTCATTTTCGCCAGTCCCATTCAGGAGATATGCCCCAGCGATCCGTTCGGCGGAAGGACCTTAGTGCCCAGCGAAAATCCACCGGACTACGAGGATGCCTTGGATCTTCCTGTTCtctccagactcaagcg GTCCTTCACGGAGCGTGAGACGCGAACCCCGGGGGCCGGAGTCCGGAAACACCATCGTACGTTCAGCATAGAGCCGGAGTACTTATTCTCGGGGAACCGGGGAGTCGAGAGGCGCTGTCAGGGTGACGGAATGCCCTACGACGTAGTAATCCCGGTACAGAATAGCAGAGTTATAATGCCGAGTCAGTATCGGCGGACAGTTTCGGAGGACGGAGCTTCCGGTTCGAGCGGTTGCTGCCGGGAGCAGGAGCCGGAATCCGGGGGCCGTCTTTCGAGGCTGACGCGTTCCCTGACGGAGAGAACGTCGTCGAGGAGAAACGGGGATCGTGACTTCCGGAGGAGCCTGACGGACAGGATCGAGTTTTCGAGGAATCGTCCAGGGAGCAGGAAGGTCAATATAAACATGGAAACCTCTTTATAA
- the LOC107217875 gene encoding uncharacterized protein LOC107217875 isoform X1, translating into MFSVQSRRDLEYIKAVRLFSRVTRFKGTIRKRLPWTNFRDQYSAGNALYCYRCNSNSPGCGTPLNWLWYWGETCPEYDDKCVKIIERKGAETILTRECLSSVRGFRTDIPADKYEGCRPAAKDVRLGHYVNNSITQLDIHRDYYDEVTWCFCYFDHRCNGAAGLTISVSLLALIYFARGLI; encoded by the exons ATGTTCAGTGTGCAGAGTCGACGCGATTTGGAATATATCAAAGCTGTGCGGTTGTTTTCAAGAGTCACGAGGTTCAAAGGAACAATTCGAAAACGGTTACCCTGGACAAATTTTCGTGACCAGTACTCGGCAG GAAACGCGTTGTACTGCTACAGGTGCAACAGCAACAGCCCAGGATGCGGAACACCTTTGAACTGGCTCTGGTACTGGGGGGAAACCTGCCCCGAGTACGACGACAAGTGTGTGAAGATCATCGAGAGGAAAGGAG CCGAAACGATTCTGACCAGGGAATGTCTGAGTTCGGTACGCGGATTCAGGACCGACATACCCGCCGACAAGTACGAGGGCTGTAGGCCAGCTGCGAAGGATGTCAGACTGGGACATTACGTTAATAACTCGATTACTCAGCTGGATATACACAGGGATTATTACGACGAGGTGACGTGGTGTTTTTGCTACTTTGACCACAGATGCAACGGAGCTGCCGGTCTCACAATCTCCGTCAGTTTATTGGCCCTGATTTATTTCGCGAGAGGCTTGATATAA